The window AGACAAGGCCATGCAACGTCTAGAACTTACGGTTATGGTAGAAAATACAGCAGGCATTGCATTATATAAAAAAATGGGCTTCGAGATAGAAGGGACAAAGCGGCATTCTTTACATGTCGATGGTAGCTATGTTGATGAATATTATATGTCAAAGTTACTGTAAAATTAAGCGTAATGCTATAACAAAACCTGTAAGTTGTAGTTTAAGAAATCGCCCCATCAAGCTCTGTAAATACAGATTTTATGGGGCAAATTTTTTCTATTAAAAAGTGAATAACGCTTATCTGTGGCGGATGTATCTTTTGTTGTTTTTGCTTTGTTTTTCTCATCCTTCACCTTGTCATTTAATTCTTCTTAGCTATCTTCAATCACCTCTTACCTATCACATTCACTCATTTCATAGAGTTTAAACATGCTAGATTAAGTAAATAGCAATAAAAGAACAATCTTTTAGTCGCTTGTATTATTTGAAGTCGGTTTACCAGCTGCGAGTAATACCTTACTACCAAGTAAGAAAAATCCTAGTATAAATAATAGTGCGCCTGTACCTATAAGTAACCATTCAATAGCAATCATATCAGCGATTGGTCCAAAAATCAGCATCCCTAAAGGCATCATAGATGTTGAAATCATACCAAGCACACCAAAAACTCTGCCTAAATAATCACCCTCAATCTTTTCTTGTAGCAAAACTGTGGCAGGTGTATTGAAGATAGGCATTGAGATTCCTGTAATCGCCATAAAGACAAGGTACAATGAAAAAACTGGAATGATACCAAGAACAACCGTGCAGGCACCAAATAATAATGTTGCAAATGTCATTGTATGCACTTTGTTTTTAAAGCCACCCCATGAAGCCATTAATATGCCACCGATCAGCATACCCAAGGCAAATGTAATTTCGATAGCTGTTAAACGCCAAACATCATTACCAAAGCTACGTGTCACCTGTAATGGAGTCAAGAATGCGGCTGGTGCTGCAAGTATCATGAAGAATGCAAAAAATATAAAGAATTTTTTTAAGAAATTATGTTCTTTAATATACGTAAATCCTTGTTTCATATCACTAAAATAACCTGTAGTTTGCTTTTGTGCTGCTTTGGCATGGACTGGAATATGCAAAAAGAACAGCAATGTACTAATTGCAATTGCAGCTGTAATGACATCGATAAAGAAAATCGATTCGAGCGAAGCTTGCGTCAATAATGCGCCACTAGCCATCGGAGAGATAATCATCACAAACGCTTGAATACTACCATTTGTGCCGTTTACTTTCATTAGTTTATCTTCAGGTACAATTTGTGGAAGAATTGCACCGACTGCAGGTGTTTGAATGCCAGCACCTATTGCGCGAATGGCAGATATGGTAAATAGCAACCAAAGTGAATCATAGCCCAATAAAAATAATATAGCTAACAGAAGTGTGGACAGGGCAATCATACCATCAGCCAAAATGATTAACCATTTGCGATTATAACGATCCGCCCAAACACCAGCAATTGGTGACAGGAAGAAAGTAGGTAAGAAACCGCAAATGATAGAAATTGTCATCATGACACCTGATTGTGTACTTAACGTGATGTACCACGTGATGGCATATTGTACGAGGGAAGAACCAAAAAGTGAGATGGTTTGGCTTCCTAAAAAAAGGGTAATGTTCCTTTTCCAATTTTCCATTGCATTTGTTTGTGTCATCAAAAATCATTCCTTTCAGTTCAATAAAAAAACACAGGGTATCTGCCTGTGCTAAGAGTAAGTGGGGGAGGGCGCATGAAATTACCTAAATATGCTTATAAATTCAAAATAATCGGTCATTCAAACAAAAAATTTCATCTGAAATAAATTTGATCGAACTTTTGTTGTTCAATCAAAAAATAGCCAGTTTAATTTTTTAACATTCATTTTAGATTTAAAGACAACAAAAAAGAGGGTGATATTAGCCCTCTTTTTACATAAACGTAAAACGAAAATTTTCCTAAAAATAGGTAGACCAATCCCATTTACTCTGCACAGTAGGCAAAGCTTTGAACGTATTCAATTAACGGTTCAAATTACGGAATCGAAATCTACTTGGCATCATTAGGAAAACCTCCATTTCTTTAAAATCATAATAATAGTAGCATGGTCTATAATTGTTGGCAAATAAAAACAAAAGAATGTTCAAGCAAATGTAGAGAATCGTTTTGTAATATCACTTTTGCGAGTGACTGTCTGGGTATAATATATATATTTTACTGAATTTGTCATATTTAACGTTGTTATAGTGTTTTCAAAATTCGTATAATTAGCTTAAGTATTAAGTAGATTATTCATTCTTCAAAGGAGAATAATATATGTTAAAAAAATATGGGCTGTTACTTGGTGGTTTTGGTTTTTCTTATTTTGGAAATTGGATTTATTTAATTGCGTTGAACTTGCTCGTTTTAGATTTAACAGGGTCTGCTGCAGCTGTTGCGGGTATTTTTATAGTTGGGCCAGTGGCACGTATTTTTACAAATATCTTTGCTGGTTCTATTATTGATCGTGCAAATAAGCGGAAATTAATGATGACTGCAGATATACTACGTGGTTTATTAGTTTGTCTTGTACCTTTCATGCATTCCATTTGGATTATTTATCTTATCTTATTTATATCAAATATGGCAGGAGCTTTCTTTGGGCCTAGTTCTACATACTATATTACAAAATATGTAGATGACGAAGATAGAAGAAAATTTAATGCTTGGCTAGGAATGATGAATTCAGGCTCCTTTTTAGTGGGACCTGCTCTTGCGGGCGTGTTAATTTTGATGATTGGGACACATTGGACAATTATCATTAATGGTTTGACGTTTTTCATTTGTGTATTTGCAATCTATTTATTACCGGATATTGATGCTAATGCAAGGAAGGTTAAGGCGGTACGTGAAAAAATTACTCTTCGTACGATTTCGGAAGATTTCCAAGTAGTTAAACGTTTTATTT of the Lysinibacillus fusiformis genome contains:
- a CDS encoding MFS transporter; translation: MENWKRNITLFLGSQTISLFGSSLVQYAITWYITLSTQSGVMMTISIICGFLPTFFLSPIAGVWADRYNRKWLIILADGMIALSTLLLAILFLLGYDSLWLLFTISAIRAIGAGIQTPAVGAILPQIVPEDKLMKVNGTNGSIQAFVMIISPMASGALLTQASLESIFFIDVITAAIAISTLLFFLHIPVHAKAAQKQTTGYFSDMKQGFTYIKEHNFLKKFFIFFAFFMILAAPAAFLTPLQVTRSFGNDVWRLTAIEITFALGMLIGGILMASWGGFKNKVHTMTFATLLFGACTVVLGIIPVFSLYLVFMAITGISMPIFNTPATVLLQEKIEGDYLGRVFGVLGMISTSMMPLGMLIFGPIADMIAIEWLLIGTGALLFILGFFLLGSKVLLAAGKPTSNNTSD
- a CDS encoding MFS transporter — its product is MLKKYGLLLGGFGFSYFGNWIYLIALNLLVLDLTGSAAAVAGIFIVGPVARIFTNIFAGSIIDRANKRKLMMTADILRGLLVCLVPFMHSIWIIYLILFISNMAGAFFGPSSTYYITKYVDDEDRRKFNAWLGMMNSGSFLVGPALAGVLILMIGTHWTIIINGLTFFICVFAIYLLPDIDANARKVKAVREKITLRTISEDFQVVKRFILTDRIFFKIYVAFQVALMIAFALDSQEVTFLKQNLALSDQTYGFMVSVAGVGSLIGATVAANLTKRLSLKSYVTLGLLLTMVGYTAFYASFNFWSALLAFICLGFFAAFSNAGYETFYQKNVPTDIMGRFGSLASMFQSILQIMFTFLLGVSAELFTLQYSAIVFGCISIACTLVLLFVVYANKSTNHFKETPI